In Magnetococcales bacterium, a single window of DNA contains:
- a CDS encoding trypsin-like peptidase domain-containing protein, with amino-acid sequence MFSNKGVECGLEYRKYLFIVGVIAVIGLAGSYWYLNYFLDEIGIDSERAMEVTRDMGQQGVAAIAAIPGTPIQSAPPSMLQGQPAAFWQPAPGTSAAPTDQESFSTVVRSILPSVVNVSTQNRSTPFQAGMAPAAGTAIPPNPEGTLKFASPFTGVAMESIGSGVIVSADGYVVSNFHVVENAQNIFVTVFGVQGTQRYPAEVIRLDPARDLVLLKINVPLPLQASPLGNSDLIQVGDPVITVGCPFGLDQTVSKGIISGSRKAVTIEGVVHKDLIQTDAAINQGNSGGPLVSRFGYVIGINTAIYSPTQAFSGVGFAVPVNAVREFLGEIITLPEITPAMAQQGWTGQGQTVAARRTPPAIPANAVAPHGDRGTCESCHVILPAGQLAHLPTSAFGIPGGANGFNVAMPATTIDPNMGTAPPTLQETSLIGADFKPLDEVLIQRFSPPFANGVFVQGILPGSAAAMAGLEVGDILFKLDGRWLRSPEELVARLKKYAIGDKARFSLIRKQKRMDLIVSITPPPVTTMDPRQPVTGLQGNAAVSTGNVNPGPPPPTEFEWMGMELQPIKPAMASKTQSLSGKQGALVQELDPGLQAEQAGLLVNDIVLAINSQPVSTNALLDQAIKATLSAKTILLDVERDNKRMFVTLK; translated from the coding sequence ATGTTTTCAAACAAAGGCGTCGAGTGTGGCCTGGAATACCGAAAATACCTCTTCATCGTTGGTGTCATCGCCGTCATCGGTCTTGCGGGAAGCTATTGGTATCTGAACTATTTCCTGGATGAAATCGGCATCGACTCGGAAAGGGCCATGGAGGTTACCCGCGACATGGGCCAGCAGGGGGTCGCCGCCATCGCGGCCATTCCCGGAACCCCGATCCAGTCGGCCCCACCGTCGATGCTCCAGGGGCAACCGGCGGCATTCTGGCAACCCGCTCCCGGCACGTCCGCGGCACCGACGGATCAGGAATCCTTTTCCACCGTGGTTCGATCCATCCTGCCCAGTGTCGTCAATGTCAGCACCCAGAATCGTTCGACCCCGTTTCAGGCGGGCATGGCCCCGGCTGCTGGGACCGCGATCCCACCCAATCCCGAAGGAACCTTGAAATTTGCCAGCCCCTTCACGGGCGTGGCCATGGAAAGCATCGGTTCGGGGGTGATCGTCTCCGCCGACGGTTATGTCGTCAGCAATTTTCACGTCGTCGAAAATGCCCAGAACATTTTTGTCACGGTTTTTGGTGTCCAGGGAACCCAGCGTTACCCCGCCGAGGTGATCCGTCTCGACCCGGCCCGGGATCTGGTCCTTCTGAAGATCAACGTTCCCCTTCCCCTGCAGGCGTCGCCCCTGGGAAACAGTGACCTGATCCAGGTCGGCGACCCGGTGATCACGGTTGGATGTCCTTTTGGACTCGATCAAACCGTCAGCAAGGGGATCATCTCCGGTTCCCGCAAGGCAGTGACCATCGAGGGGGTGGTTCACAAGGACCTCATTCAAACCGACGCCGCCATCAATCAGGGTAATTCCGGTGGACCGCTCGTGTCACGCTTCGGTTATGTCATAGGCATCAACACGGCCATCTATTCGCCAACGCAGGCATTTTCCGGGGTTGGTTTTGCGGTGCCGGTCAATGCGGTCCGCGAGTTTCTGGGGGAAATCATCACACTTCCCGAAATCACCCCGGCCATGGCCCAGCAGGGTTGGACCGGACAAGGGCAGACCGTGGCCGCCCGACGGACGCCACCAGCCATTCCGGCCAATGCGGTCGCGCCGCATGGGGATCGCGGAACCTGTGAAAGCTGTCATGTCATCCTTCCCGCGGGACAATTGGCCCATCTGCCGACCTCCGCATTTGGCATTCCGGGGGGGGCCAATGGGTTCAACGTCGCCATGCCCGCCACCACGATCGATCCAAACATGGGAACGGCCCCGCCAACGCTTCAGGAAACCTCCCTGATCGGCGCCGATTTCAAACCGCTCGACGAAGTGTTGATTCAACGGTTTTCGCCGCCCTTTGCCAACGGTGTCTTTGTCCAGGGTATCCTTCCTGGTTCCGCGGCGGCCATGGCGGGTCTGGAGGTTGGCGACATTCTTTTCAAATTGGACGGACGCTGGCTGCGCTCTCCCGAGGAACTTGTGGCACGGTTGAAAAAGTATGCGATTGGCGACAAGGCGCGGTTTTCCCTGATTCGGAAACAAAAACGGATGGATCTGATCGTATCGATCACCCCTCCGCCGGTCACGACGATGGATCCCCGGCAACCGGTCACCGGTCTCCAGGGAAATGCGGCGGTTTCCACGGGCAACGTCAACCCCGGTCCCCCCCCGCCGACGGAGTTTGAATGGATGGGCATGGAACTTCAGCCGATTAAGCCCGCCATGGCCAGCAAAACTCAGTCACTTTCAGGCAAGCAGGGAGCACTGGTTCAGGAATTGGATCCTGGTTTACAGGCCGAGCAGGCGGGTCTGCTTGTGAACGATATCGTCCTTGCCATCAACAGTCAGCCGGTTTCCACCAATGCGTTATTGGATCAGGCCATCAAGGCGACCTTATCAGCCAAAACCATCCTCTTGGATGTCGAACGTGACAACAAACGCATGTTTGTCACATTGAAATAG
- a CDS encoding MFS transporter: MLDSEELERHHHNALYLVVALVMIFLTLVMALQPLYLSQVLGLARDNAGFVNANIQVITELVDLLFVGYLGYISDRIGRIPLMIYGFLLAGVTAFLAPFDIEIGAFLGISALVVFYVVRILMSLGGTLIWPQVATLAGDYTRPDDRPKFLANVGFMMAFGITLVYAVLMQMPEQIGITPTMWLAGLIALAGAWLAKNLLVDTTQHLEVIRGPFPFKQIWELVKQEEGLRLSFLSAFTARNDMVIIGLFLMTWYVYFADLLEGITHTQSASRAGIVIGLVGVVVLIAIPFWGRLTLRIGRVSAIAFGLLLSAIGFTSMGLILNPYSWWILVPVTIIGVGQAGCILVPQTLALDLAPESIRGSVLGVFNTVGCFGVIFFLQIGGILFDWIGPTAPFVFTGIINLALFLYAMLVMKKSSKGHSVAAAQPMSSIQF; the protein is encoded by the coding sequence ATGTTGGATTCCGAAGAACTGGAACGGCACCATCATAACGCCCTGTATCTTGTGGTGGCGCTGGTCATGATCTTTCTGACCCTGGTCATGGCGCTGCAACCGCTGTATCTGAGCCAGGTCCTGGGGTTGGCGCGTGACAATGCGGGGTTTGTCAACGCCAATATTCAGGTCATCACGGAATTGGTCGATCTGCTGTTCGTCGGCTATCTGGGATACATTTCCGATCGCATCGGGCGCATTCCTTTGATGATCTACGGATTCCTGCTGGCGGGTGTCACTGCGTTCCTGGCGCCGTTCGACATCGAAATCGGCGCCTTTCTGGGAATCAGTGCCCTTGTGGTTTTCTACGTGGTTCGCATTCTCATGTCACTCGGTGGCACCCTCATCTGGCCTCAGGTCGCCACCCTGGCCGGAGATTATACCCGGCCCGACGATCGGCCCAAATTCCTGGCCAACGTCGGCTTCATGATGGCCTTCGGCATCACCCTGGTCTATGCCGTATTGATGCAGATGCCGGAACAGATCGGTATCACGCCAACCATGTGGCTGGCCGGACTGATCGCCCTGGCAGGCGCATGGTTGGCGAAAAATCTTCTGGTCGATACGACCCAGCATCTTGAGGTCATCCGCGGTCCATTCCCGTTCAAACAAATCTGGGAACTCGTCAAACAGGAAGAAGGTTTGCGCCTCAGTTTTCTTTCCGCCTTCACGGCGCGCAACGACATGGTCATCATCGGACTTTTCCTGATGACCTGGTATGTGTACTTCGCCGATTTACTGGAGGGAATCACCCATACCCAGTCCGCTTCCCGTGCTGGAATCGTGATCGGTCTGGTTGGGGTTGTCGTCCTGATTGCCATTCCCTTTTGGGGACGACTGACCCTGCGCATCGGTCGTGTATCCGCCATCGCCTTCGGCCTGCTGCTGTCGGCCATCGGCTTCACGAGCATGGGGCTGATTCTCAATCCTTATTCATGGTGGATCCTGGTTCCGGTCACCATCATCGGGGTCGGACAGGCGGGCTGCATTCTGGTACCGCAAACCCTGGCTCTGGACCTGGCTCCCGAGTCCATACGCGGCTCCGTTCTTGGTGTCTTCAACACGGTCGGCTGTTTTGGCGTCATCTTCTTTCTACAGATCGGCGGAATTCTTTTTGACTGGATCGGCCCCACGGCACCATTCGTATTTACCGGTATCATCAACCTGGCACTGTTTCTCTACGCAATGCTGGTCATGAAAAAATCAAGCAAGGGGCATTCTGTCGCCGCTGCACAACCTATGTCGTCCATCCAGTTTTGA